The Hydra vulgaris chromosome 14, alternate assembly HydraT2T_AEP genome includes the window GTTCTTTGACTAACGCTGCACAGTGACTCAGGACGATcaaaaaacggcaaaaattaaataaaatttgacataaattgtaaataaataatgttatatatcaaaataatatttttgggTCAATGATTtcaaatttgttgataaatttttttttaagcgcagcTTCAACCCGTATAATGCACGTATGCGCGCATTAAAGGTATATACGcgtacaaaaaaattttttttcaagttttcaaaaatcttcAAGACAAACACATTATCTTGATATATTACTCTacctgatattaaaaaaaaaggttttgaaggatgatatagagaaaaaaagctatattttgttacatttattttattatttacattacattaatttaataacttcatttGATAACAATTTCCTCAATAGCTCTTAAGTTTTCTAAAGATATGCTTGATACTTTTGGATCTGAATTTACTAGAAGGTGCATCTTCCGAATATACCCCAATTGGCAAAGGTAATTTATGTGATATAGAAGAACTATGCAGTAGCAGTTTATGTACAGTAGGAGGCATAAGATACCAGTCGTACAAACTCACTATACGTTTAGCTGTTTCAGTGCAATATAAATCTATGTCATTGATATTAATAGGATATCTACAAGATATGATTATGAGAATATTATGCAATCTTTCAATTATATTACaatcaatttttgtaatttcagaaaaaacttctctatttttaaatgctcttctggcAGTATTGCCGTCATTGGTATTTCCAGACCCAGTTCTAGGCATGTCAACATATAGGCTTAACCGTTCCGTGAAGAGTACatgaatctctttttttttaagtctacaGATAATTTTTCCTCAATTGTTTTTggcttatattttttaatttcaattttgtaaCTCAAACGGAGAATAAATCCAAGCATTTTATCCAGCAATGCAAAGCTGAACCTCCGAGCCCCAAGGCTGACTCATTctcagtttttgcttttaataaaccAATATTGTTCATTTCTTTGGGTTTAACATCGCACACATTGCAGGATTGAGTGGATTTTGTCTCTGTAAGTGCGTTAACtactttattatcaaacattgtAAGATCAACTCTATAGCTGATATTAGAGTTTCTATTTATTTCGtcattttacacattttacaatgttatctataaatttaaacaaatatatataattacaagctgactggggcaagtagaagTCAAAATgacttatcatcaagcccctttgtgaaatacaaaaaaaaatacaattaaattttacatcttCCAATGTTACataaaagagtgaaattaataagtttaaaaaaaaaatttggttagaAACTTTAGaaggttaaaaaataacttaaagttaaaaaaagaacttaaagttaaaaaaagaagaaatttaagataaagttaaaatataaaataacaaataaaaaattacaaatctgTACATATTCGTATACATATTAAAgacaataaacaaacaaaaaaaaaatttaattcgcTTCATATGCATATACATTAGGGTGGAGcgattttcatagcaaaaaaaaaaagactttaaaaaccAATATTACTCAGACACGAATCaatgtctattaattataagataaaagtaaaaaaatattttttgattttgatgatatCTTGAGGGTCCTCTTTGGAATTTAAATTCTTGACAGgtcctaatattttttaattttttttttctaaaccatatcaaccttggactcaaaaaaagcagaaaaaaatgcttgtttcataaataattttattaaaaaaattttttagtgaaaaaaatacttgcaaaaatataccttaaaacCCCCGTTTTGTTAAGGACGGgggtttttaatgaaaaaaacaactctactttttaattttaattttttaataaaaacaaatattattttcgaAATCAGCATattattttgcttcttttaagtATCAagttgatatagtttagaataaaaaaatttaaacaatattaggaCCCATCaaaaatttagaatccaaagaggaacctaaAGAACTcatctaaactaaaaaaaaaaaaagagtaaggttcttttttcaccaaaagatattaatttgctgctcaggcaaatcaaatttcaaaaattttcaaaatcgctccaccctaatatacatattcaatacaatattaaaattaaataaagtacataaaaaattaaaaatacaaaattatttcgattttttttaaaaaaaatgagagaATGTAcgtaatgttttaatttagtaagtttttatagttcttttaaatgtagcaatagattttatttttttcatattttcgtcaagaaccgAATTTCACAAGCGTGGTCCCCGGCATATAGTCGAGAAGTCAGATTTTTTGAGTGATGTTAGTGGGATGTAGTAGTTACTCATTGAAtgtcttgtttcatatttatgattaattcgagtgaaacttttaaaaaaatattttggaattatttcattttgaagtttaaacatatataacaagATACggtatatattttgtatacgTATAGAGCATTTATTTCCTTTAGTAACGTCTCGGCACTTTAGTATCTACTTGCGCCCAAAACTAATctacttgcttgcttttgttttgtataaataatttttaggaaagataaatgattgtttgcccaggcaatattacaatagttaatatgactatatataaatgaaaagtatacattttttaaacataaattatttaaaagatgttttgtcTTGTACATAATCCCCAGGGTCTTTGAAACTTTGTTCTCGACtagctttatttggcttttccaatttaaattcTCATCGAAAATTATTCctagtattttcattgaaaaaaatctttttattttaatattgttaattgttagtTCAGGTAATTTGAGTGGAAGGTTCTCGGATTTAGATGACTTaccaaacaaaatatatttcgttttttcaatatttaatgaaagtttatttgcttCAAACCACTCATTAAGATATATTAATTCTGtgtttacaatgtaaaaaatattttttaaatttgagtcagaaaagaaaacattcgTGCcatcagcaaaaataatataattaagtatttttgaagacaaataaatatcattaatataaattaaaaacagcaggggtccaagtattgatccttggggaactccgcaATTTATTGATTCAAATGGGGAACATGTTAAGTCATATGGTACTCCTTGTTTACGATTTTGTAAATAACATTGCAGCCACTTTAAATTGGAGTGAACTACTCCATAATTGtgtagtttataaattaaaatcttgtggttgacagtatcaaatgcttttgatagatctagAAAAATTCCGAGTGTGTAACTGTCGTTatcaaaaccatttaaaatttggTTGGCAAGATCAATTACTGCATGTTCCGTGGAATGGTTGTTGCGAAATCCAAAGTGTTTATCATAAAGAATGTTGCTTTCttcaagataattgtacagTCTGTTGTGCATAATACGCTCTAGTATTTTGGAAAAACAAGAAAGTATGGAAATCGGTCTGTAGTTAGATTTTATTGAGTCATCACCGCCTTTGTATATcggaattatttttgctaattttagttggtcaggaaaaatgccgttttttagggaaagattaaaaattttaaaaagaggtTTCTTTATAATATCTGAGACCGCTTTTACAACATCAGGGTTAACTTTATCCAGGCCCgcacttttatttgttttcagcaTACTAATTGCTAATCGAAGTTCATCAATTAAAAGCTCCGACTCTTCCATGAAGGAatcagattttttcaaaaaaaatttaaatgatttttttccctCAGGAATTCCACCGGCAAGcatttttcctatatttataaaaaagctattaaatgtttcagcaatttctttattaacaaaagcATCTCCTCTATTATCATCTCTTTGCAATCTTTTTGGAAGATTATCACTTTTCACAATTCCA containing:
- the LOC136090891 gene encoding uncharacterized protein LOC136090891, with protein sequence MYPSDCVPPRIYGMGKAYKPEKNYPMCPVVSTINTPPYGTLEYMVKIIEPTLNKNTTRLINSKIEKVDETLDKTFPINMSVEEALALKMNTDLNDKQYQMIKNSALVHNVHIYPKLHDIFEEKLKYYPENMHFSEISAKCTLQSMLDHTVSRITEMIDMPNCGQGNEIFGVLYGKIGFLTAFVPLLLKVEDVEIWKNGNPSSCNFCRPLHLQYKKENFIMRKRIRSKKSNKYLKDVSQNRQTQSKKNYYSSLLNKTFGNARKTLNVIKELTGVGIVKSDNLPKRLQRDDNRGDAFVNKEIAETFNSFFINIGKMLAGGIPEGKKSFKFFLKKSDSFMEESELLIDELRLAISMLKTNKSAGLDKVNPDVVKAVSDIIKKPLFKIFNLSLKNGIFPDQLKLAKIIPIYKGGDDSIKSNYRPISILSCFSKILERIMHNRLYNYLEESNILYDKHFGFRNNHSTEHAVIDLANQILNGFDNDSYTLGIFLDLSKAFDTVNHKILIYKLHNYGVVHSNLKWLQCYLQNRKQGVPYDLTCSPFESINCGVPQGSILGPLLFLIYINDIYLSSKILNYIIFADGTNVFFSDSNLKNIFYIVNTELIYLNEWFEANKLSLNIEKTKYILFETKSTQSCNVCDVKPKEMNNIGLLKAKTENESALGLGGSALHCWIKCLDLFSV